The Gemmatimonadota bacterium genome includes the window TGGCGAGTTATTGCCTTCCCCCACAGGCGATCCCTTCCGCCCCAATATCTTTGTCTTCAACAAAAATTTTAAAAACCCCCGTACCATCAGCACACATGTGGGTCTCGAACGCGAATTGCATGCAAAGGGGGTCGTCGGTACCTTCGGCTATACATACTCCCGCACCGACAATCTGACGCGCTTTATCAACCGCAACGACGCGGTCTTCGGGTCTCCCTGGTCAACGGGTTTGGGTCCCGATGGCAGCAACGGCATCGGCGATTTAACCGTGGTCGAGAGCACAGCCAAATCGCGCTACCACGGCCTCAGCTTTGGGCTGCGCCAGATGGTGCGAGACGACTTCCAATTCCAGATGAACTATACCCTGTCCTGGGACAAATCCGATGACGACAACGAGCGCGACCCCTTCACCTTCCGCTACGTCGATGCAACGCAATTGGATCGCGAATGGGGCTATTCAGACCGCGACCAGCGCCACCGCTTCAATCTGTGGACCCTGACCAGATTGCCCGGCGATATATTCCTCAACAATCGCATAAGCTATTACTCAGCACAACCCACCTCCGCATCCTGCACGGGCCAGCCCACGACCAATCCCTGGGGTGCTATCTCTGACCGTATATGTGCCGACGGAAGCATTATTCAACGCAACACCCTGCGTAAAGACAACGCGTTCTTCTCATGGGACACACGCCTGTCCCGTCCCATCCCATTGGGCAACGACCATCTGGAAGCCATTGTCGAAATCTTCAACCTGCTCAACACAGACAACTTCCGAGACCCCTCCACCGCGGGCCTGCTCTTCAACTTTGACGGCACTGTCCAATCGGGCCTCGGCGACCCACGCGAAGTGCAAATCGGCATGCGCTATGTTTTTTGACTATATTATATCAAATACCTTGACAGAATCTAAAACTCGGCTACTTTGCAGTTTATATGGTAACTGTAGAAAGCCGGGATGGGATAGACCTTTTGCCACGATGCAACAGGGGGACCATTTATGGATACGCACGACAATAATTCGACTGATATCCAGACGATCAAGGCATCGGAGTTCAAGGCCAAATGCCTCAAGCTAATGGACGAGGTTGCCGACAGTGGCACCGAAATTGTCATTACCAAGAATGGCCGGCCTGTGTCGCGTCTCGTTCCCTATCGCGAGAAAAATTTTGGCAAGGATCGGGACAAAATTCGCATTCTCGGCGACATTATTGAACCGATTGGCGTGACTTGGGAAGCGGAGAAGGGTAAGACGTGGTAGCAGGAGAGGCCCCCGCTTTTATAGCCCATGCATTGGGTGTAATCGCTCGAGCTAAAAAAGGAGGCGGTTATGATTAGAAGTTTCACATTGGATTTTTGGATAGACGATGGTTGGTATGTTGGGAAACTACGTGAGATTCCTGGTGTATTCAGCCAGGGTGCAAACCTGGAAGAATTAAAAATAAACATCAAAGACGCTTATGATCTGATGATGGCAGAAACAACGCAGACTCCTGTAGAAAAGTCCGGCTCAGTAGAACTGAAAATGGAAATACCTTGAAGCGAAGAGACCTTATAAAAGAATTGACTGATGAAGGATGTTACTTGAAAAGGCATGGTGGAAGGCATGACATTTATGCTAATCCCCAGAACAATATGCAAGCACCAATACCAAGACATCGAGAAATTAGAGAAAGTTTATGTAAATTGATCAAAAAACAACTGGGAATAGATTAGCAATATATCATAAATGCCCCTATCTAATTTTTTTCTCCGAGAAAGAAATGGCAAATACGCGAGAAGAAGTACTAAACACTGTAGTAGCTTCAATGCTGTCCAAATATGACAGTATCGAGGCTGCCCCTGAACAGCGCGAAGGTCCAGAGGCGATTGATATTACGGTGCGTCATGAGAATGCCCGCAATACAGAGGTG containing:
- a CDS encoding type II toxin-antitoxin system HicB family antitoxin: MIRSFTLDFWIDDGWYVGKLREIPGVFSQGANLEELKINIKDAYDLMMAETTQTPVEKSGSVELKMEIP
- a CDS encoding type II toxin-antitoxin system Phd/YefM family antitoxin, with protein sequence MDTHDNNSTDIQTIKASEFKAKCLKLMDEVADSGTEIVITKNGRPVSRLVPYREKNFGKDRDKIRILGDIIEPIGVTWEAEKGKTW
- a CDS encoding type II toxin-antitoxin system HicA family toxin, yielding MKRRDLIKELTDEGCYLKRHGGRHDIYANPQNNMQAPIPRHREIRESLCKLIKKQLGID